A window of the Streptomyces sp. NBC_01351 genome harbors these coding sequences:
- a CDS encoding acyl-CoA dehydrogenase family protein, producing MTTMELPTRAETGLTAASVMDRVRTYASGLPAYAPEIERLGRIPGDVLDGLKATGLLRAALPPHLGGVEMTAPEITRAVDLLAEGDASVAWCAAVALNAALAVVSLPAEVFTELFPHPDLITATVLPPAGRTVRRDGGYLLSGRWTYGSGITHADRVMAGFQTPEGAPRIAVFDAVHVRVLDTWNTTGLRGTGSHDFEVADLFVPERHTFALAPSGTRQEPLHLRADNLALKMAGLPLGIGRSALNAAKEILAPRRSALPWPGVPADLAHAESLIGAADAYVYSTLENAWAAQAAGLAPERGTAALARRFAHRACREAVQVLYDAVGSAAVYTERTPLDRCLRDLITAGRHVASSEKILDGVGDLRLGGAPASPHL from the coding sequence ATGACCACCATGGAACTGCCCACCCGGGCCGAGACGGGCCTCACCGCCGCATCGGTCATGGACCGCGTACGGACGTACGCCTCGGGCCTCCCGGCGTACGCGCCGGAGATCGAGCGACTGGGCCGGATCCCCGGTGACGTCCTCGACGGCCTGAAGGCCACCGGGCTGCTGCGCGCCGCCCTGCCGCCGCACCTGGGCGGTGTCGAGATGACCGCGCCGGAGATCACGCGGGCCGTCGACCTGCTGGCCGAGGGCGACGCCTCGGTCGCCTGGTGCGCGGCCGTGGCGCTGAACGCCGCGCTCGCCGTGGTCTCGCTGCCCGCGGAGGTGTTCACCGAGCTGTTCCCGCACCCGGACCTGATCACCGCGACGGTGCTGCCGCCGGCCGGGCGGACGGTCCGGCGGGACGGCGGGTACCTCCTGTCGGGCCGCTGGACCTACGGCAGCGGCATCACCCACGCCGACCGGGTGATGGCCGGGTTCCAGACCCCGGAAGGCGCCCCGAGGATCGCCGTCTTCGACGCCGTGCACGTGCGCGTGCTCGACACCTGGAACACCACCGGGCTGCGCGGCACCGGCTCCCACGACTTCGAGGTCGCCGACCTGTTCGTCCCGGAACGGCACACGTTCGCGCTCGCGCCGTCCGGCACCCGGCAGGAGCCGCTCCACCTGCGCGCCGACAACCTCGCCCTCAAGATGGCGGGCCTGCCGCTGGGCATCGGCAGGTCCGCGCTGAACGCCGCCAAGGAGATCCTCGCTCCCCGGCGTTCCGCGCTGCCCTGGCCAGGCGTCCCGGCCGACCTCGCGCACGCCGAATCGCTGATCGGCGCGGCGGACGCCTACGTGTACTCCACGCTGGAGAACGCCTGGGCCGCACAGGCGGCCGGCCTGGCACCCGAACGCGGCACGGCCGCGCTGGCCCGCCGGTTCGCGCACCGCGCCTGCCGGGAGGCGGTCCAGGTCCTGTACGACGCCGTGGGATCGGCCGCCGTCTACACCGAGCGCACCCCGCTCGACCGATGCCTGCGGGACCTCATCACCGCGGGCCGCCACGTCGCGTCCTCGGAGAAGATCCTCGACGGGGTCGGCGACCTGCGCCTCGGGGGAGCCCCCGCCTCACCTCACCTCTGA